TTCTCTCCTCTAAACATTATACCTTATGAGTATCCTTAAACTGTGACCTCCAGAACCAAACATGAGGAATTCTGACTAGGGCAGAAAACAGTGAAACTGTCACCTTCCTATTGCTAAAAGCCCTGTCTCTCTTAAGGTAGCACCTTAAGCTTTTTTGGCTGCCCCATACCCATGCTGACTCATCCTGAGCTTGTGGCCCACTAAGACCCTCAGATCATTTTCAGATGACTCACTCTCCATCTGTGCctcctccatcttgtacttgtgaggTTGATTGTATGAATAGGTATAAGACTTTCCTCTTATCTCACTTAAATTTCACCTGATTAGATTTAGTCCAAGATTCTAGActgtcaagatattttttttttttggatcctgatatTGCCATCAAATGTACTGGTCATCCTTCCTAGCTCTGAATCATCTGCAAGACTGGTAATCTTGACATACATCCAAATCATTGATCAAGAGGAGAAGTGGCATAGGGTCAAGCACAGAGCACTCAGGTCTCCCACTTGAGTCCTCATTGCAAAGTGACATGGAATAAGTAAGGATTACTTTTTGGGTCCATCCATTTGACTAGCTCTGAGGCCACCCAATTGTGCTACTGTCTAGGgtccatttctcttctctctttgtcaaatgctttgtcaagtgctttgccaAGCTCTAGGTAAACCATATCTATACTGCTGGTATATTGCACAGAAAGATTAGGATGGCATGATCTGGTTTGGGATAAAACCATGTTGGCTTTTTGAGATCATGACTTATTTTTTCTACATGCTTGCTAATCATCCCTGTAAAACTCATTTTTGATATTTTCCAGGAATCATAGACCTATAGTTTTCCAAATCTGTCCACTTGCCTTGGGACAATATCCTTTCTCCAGTCTTACTAtgcctttcctttttttactCCACCCTGCTgctatttctttgtctctctcctcacctctgacattctttcctttctcctatcATTCTCAGGTCTTCTATAacttctctctcttgctttcctttcttctctgtttccttctctcaaCTCTaaccattttctttcattttgcccCCACTTCTCCACCCCCATGCCCCCTGATTTTGACTCTCCAGCTCTAATCTTGccttctccatttttcctttctcctctccacccGTAGCCAGTACTGGGCATACCTGGGGGTGCATAACCTTCAGCGGCCAGATAGCTGTGAGCAGAGAAGGACGGCAACCATCTCCATCCCCCACCCAGGCTTCAACGGTAGCCTCCCCAACAAGGACCATCGAAATGACATCATGCTGGTGAAGCTGAAAGCCCCTGTGATGCTGACTAGGGCGGTGAAGCCCTTACCCCTGCCTGAACACTGCGTCACTCCTGGCACCCGATGCCTGATCTCCGGCTGGGGGACCACCACTAGCCCCCAGTGTAGGGGTCCCTTGGAGGGATGGGGATACCCTACAAGAGGAAATGGGTGGATAGAAAATACCTGGGGAGATATCTGGTGCTGCAAGTGGACAtgtagagacacagagacacatggGGAGACAGTGAGAGATATTAGGGAGatacagaaaaacagagacacaTGGGGAGACAGTGAGAGATATTAGGGACATATACGTAGAGACATTGGGATGTATGTGGAGACAAGAAGTCACTAAGGGATACAAAAGGGTACATGGGgaagcagagaaagacagacGGATGAGCAACATGGGAATGTTGACAAGGGAACACACCGAAAGAAACCTAGGGAGACATGAGGCATAGGGGAGATAcaagaggagagatatgggaagaACCATGGGGACCCTGAGTCATTCAGTAAGGGTAGTACTAGGCGGAGGGCTGGCGGGGAAAGAAGGTAGTAAAAAGAAGAGGATGGAAGATCGATAAATATCTCAAGCTGGAGATGCCCATTGTGAAAAAGGAGGGAGCCATCCTCCAGACAAATGCATTCCCTTTGGGAAATAAAGGCACCCTGCTGAGGGTTCAGCGTAGTGTGGGAGGGGCCCTAATAAGAGAGGGCTGCTTGACTCATGCCCAGCCTCTCTGCTTCCACAGTGACTCTCCCCCATACCCTTCGATGTGCCAACATAACCATCATCGATCATAGGGAGTGTGAAGGGGCCTATCCTGGGAATATCACAGATACCATGGTGTGTGCCAGTGTCAAGGAGGCGGGCAAGGACTCCTGCCAGGTCTGCTGGAAACATAAGCCCAATCTCTAACattctttccccaccccattccaCTGCTCCCTCCTATCCCCATTCCTATACCCATCCCACCCCCTTCATTCCCATCCCTATCTCCAtccccatctccatccccatggccctccctctcctctcattccCATCCCTATTTCCATCCCCATAGCCATCCCCATCCTTATTTCCATCCACAAGGCCATCCCACCCCCTTCATTGCCATCCCTATCTCCATCTCCATGGCCATCCCACCCCCTTCATTCCCATCCCTATCTCCAtccccatctccatccccatggccctccctctcctctcattccCATCACTATTTCCATCCCCATAGCCATCCCCATCCTTATTTCCATCCACAAGGCCATCCCACCCCCTTCATTGCCATCCCTATCTCCATCTCCATGGCCATCCCACCCCCTTCATTCCCATTCATATCTCTATCCCCATGGCCATCCTCAGATCATTTTCCCAGAAGCCAACTTTCTTGGTCTCTTCCAACAGGGTGATTCAGGAGGTCCTTTGGTGTGCAATGGAACACTTCAGGGCATCATTTCCTGGGGCCAAGACCCCTGTGCTGTCAGCCGGAAGCCAGGTGTCTACACTAAGGTCTGCAAATATGTGGATTGGATCCGGGAAACCATCAAGGGCAATTAACCCTGACTGAAGAACATTTCCGTCCACCTCCTTCTCGCATGCCTCCCCTTCTTGTCTATTTCATTCACAATAAATAGCCCTGGAAAGTCCTTGGtcgttttttttaaagcaaatccATGGCTCCCCCACCTTTCACAGGAAGGTAACTATAACTCAGTGACCTGAGAGGCAGCCTGGCTTAGTGGATAAAGCTCAACCTGAaggcaggaggacctgtgttcaaattctgttgTGGACTTTTGCCACCTTCAGATTCTTGAGCACCTGACATATCTACGCCTCTGTAAAAATGGGGGCGGGGTAGGTCAGGGTAAGACCTGATGTCTCTGAAGTCTTTTCAGTTCTAACTCTGGGATTCTAGGAGTCGATGATTTTATTTACCTACTAGGGAAAGGTAACTTGGGCCTCTGGCAGTCTTGAGGAAGGAGTCTCCCAGACCCAGGCACTGCCTCTCATCTCTGGAAAGTCCTGCCTGGACGGAAGTCAGATATACCCCCTGCCCCCCTTactgaagaagaggaaggacagTGGTGTGGCCCAGAGGAAACAGGGCTGCACTGGAAAGCCAGCTGTGGGGTAGAAGGCTTCTCATCCAACAACCTCTGCTGGCATCTGTGTGCCCTGGAGcaattcactcttctctctggaCTTCAGCTTTCTTCATAAAATAAGGGGTCTTTAGAACAAGGAAGGGGAAGATGGAAGGGTGCTTTTAGGACCCAAAATGTCAGTCTTAGaccagggaatgtcagggctgggaaagGCCTAagaacaagggatgtcagggctgggcgggcccttagaacaaggaatgtcagaactgggagggcccttagaacagggaatgttagatctgggaggggccttagaagagggaatgtcagagttgggaggggcatTAGAACAGGGAAAGTCAGAACTAAGGGAAATCTAAATGGAGGAATATTGAGCAAAATAAGGGAAGTTCTATTTCCACTTTACTTGGCCTTGACCAAATCACATCTGGTCCAGCTCTCCTTATCATATCAGTTGGTCAGTCAagtatacagacagacagacagacacacacacacacacatatatatgtataattattatgattatgtgccaggcactgtgctaagtgctggagatgcaaacaaaggcaaaggacactccttgccctcaaggagcttacagtcccaTGGGTCAGGAAGGCCTGCCTTTGACAACTTGGCCTGGGGTACTTCTAGGGGTGGGTGTCCACTGAAGGAAAGTGGCATGTTTAGCCTAGACAAAAAAAGTATTAAGGAAGACATGGGAGCCATCTTCAAGTGTTTTAAGATTCCAGTCTTTCATGGAAAGGGGATTGGGGTTCTATTTGGCCTAAGGAGGCAGACTCTAGAGCAGCCAGTACAAGTTGTAAAAAACCACAGTTCGGTGGATGGTGGAAAAGTTTACTAACACTTGGAGTCATTTGGAGGCAGAGTGGGCTGCCTTGAGGCTCTGGTGGTCTTTGTGATGAAATAAGCAACTAGGAAAacagtggatagatggatgacacagaatcagggagatctgagtgAAAATCCTGCTTCAATTGCTTccttagctgcgtgaccttgggtaagtcacttttctgctatctgcctcaattcccccttctgtaaaatggggataataatgacccctgcctcacagggttgttgtgacaatcaaatgacgCAGCATCTGCAGAGTTCCGTGTACAAGCTGGCCGTTATTATGACTGCTTGTTGGGGATGTGCAGAGGGGACCATTGTTCAAGGGTGGGCCAGGCTAGTTAGCCCCTAAAGTCCTTTCTGACTCAGACATTTTGtgcctttgtaatcctttgttcACTTGTGCCCTCGGAGGGATCTGACTGGAGGAGTGAGCTGGAAGGTGGGGAGGAAGtatgggatagtggaaagaatgctagattggAGGCCAGATAGTCTGATAccaaattccatctctgccttGTACCCCTGGGCACTCTTGGGTAAGTCCCTGTCTATTCTGTGGTCTCagattttccatctgtaaaatgaacccaTTGGACTCagggcctctgagatcccttggGGCCCTAGATCTGGGATCCTGAGTCCAGCAGAGGGCAACACAGACAAAGCCTGAAGGAAGCGAGTCTGCCTCGGGGCATTAGGGCAGCCAGCTGGGCACATGATCCAGATTGAAAAGGAGCCAAAACTGCCAGCCTGGATGACCACAGCTCTGGCCCAGTGCCAGGAAGATGGGCAGCTGGGTCAGATCCCAGGGGTGGTTAGTAAGTGCGCATAATTACCAGTCAGGTGCTGAAAGGCCAATTAGGCAC
The nucleotide sequence above comes from Trichosurus vulpecula isolate mTriVul1 unplaced genomic scaffold, mTriVul1.pri scaffold_68_arrow_ctg1, whole genome shotgun sequence. Encoded proteins:
- the KLK11 gene encoding kallikrein-11 (The sequence of the model RefSeq protein was modified relative to this genomic sequence to represent the inferred CDS: added 197 bases not found in genome assembly); translation: MPLLTLMMLALVTGRGRAETRIIKGYECPAHSQPWQAALFQKSRLHCGATLINQQWLLTAAHCKKPQYWAYLGVHNLQRPDSCEQRRTATISIPHPGFNGSLPNKDHRNDIMLVKLKAPVMLTRAVKPLPLPEHCVTPGTRCLISGWGTTTSPQLTLPHTLRCANITIIDHRECEGAYPGNITDTMVCASVKEAGKDSCQGDSGGPLVCNGTLQGIISWGQDPCAVSRKPGVYTKVCKYVDWIRETIKGN